One Sporomusaceae bacterium ACPt DNA window includes the following coding sequences:
- the ybeY gene encoding Endoribonuclease YbeY — protein sequence MILTPAMEQMLTQVLNKAAEVYGIQQRAEVSVVLADDEYIHQLNRQYRGKDTPTDVLSFAMNEYCADDHEPDIADAPEDIEILLGDIVMSLETAARQAEEFGHSLERELAYLTVHGMLHLLGYDHENETERVEMRQEEEYILSLLGITRE from the coding sequence ATGATACTAACTCCGGCAATGGAGCAAATGTTGACGCAAGTGCTAAATAAGGCAGCGGAAGTTTACGGGATACAACAGCGGGCAGAGGTCAGTGTGGTACTGGCCGATGATGAATATATTCACCAGCTTAATCGTCAGTATCGGGGAAAAGATACACCTACTGACGTATTATCATTTGCCATGAATGAATATTGTGCTGACGATCACGAGCCAGATATCGCCGATGCTCCGGAAGATATTGAAATTTTACTTGGCGACATAGTCATGTCGCTTGAGACTGCCGCCCGCCAGGCTGAGGAATTTGGTCACAGTCTGGAACGGGAGCTTGCTTATTTAACAGTGCATGGCATGTTACACCTCCTCGGGTATGACCATGAAAATGAAACAGAACGGGTAGAGATGCGGCAGGAAGAAGAATATATTTTATCGCTCCTGGGTATTACCCGCGAATAA
- the dgkA gene encoding Undecaprenol kinase gives MKIHLVATFVALGLAWRFELSHLELAVLLLIIAGVITAEMFNTAFEAIVDKISPEFHPLAKAAKDAAAGAVLVQALAALGVGYVLFVDKLLK, from the coding sequence ATGAAAATTCATTTGGTGGCTACTTTTGTCGCGTTAGGTTTGGCTTGGAGGTTTGAGCTTAGCCATCTGGAGTTGGCCGTATTGTTGCTAATTATAGCAGGGGTAATTACTGCTGAAATGTTTAACACCGCATTTGAAGCTATTGTTGATAAAATTTCGCCTGAGTTTCACCCGCTGGCAAAGGCGGCCAAAGATGCCGCAGCTGGTGCGGTGTTGGTTCAGGCGTTGGCTGCCCTGGGTGTTGGGTATGTTTTATTTGTGGATAAACTGTTGA